A stretch of the Tachysurus fulvidraco isolate hzauxx_2018 chromosome 18, HZAU_PFXX_2.0, whole genome shotgun sequence genome encodes the following:
- the LOC113636362 gene encoding uncharacterized protein LOC113636362 isoform X3 — protein MHCFSYKGEENLQKTFATHFYHTFYHVEVKDLSLSELNIGCEHRSMMVVWMMSLRLTPSLSLLFLLLISALQLKIIPDIVFEGDEVNFTCETTCSLSMNPKYFVWTNSSYNYYTSSSNLLRLPSVNQRHAGIYRCAVEVQNYLSPQVKLTVRKRSQSMAANTEVLYQSRFLVVFGVVICGVAALLVGLYYRSRRKRQKMSSGAGSSSQQQIVGEDLYTTPDPNFRSSNDMYNTLGNIYYNITDDTYTALDLQTRSHDVYNTLATVHQSFPDDTDTAQDSQTISPDYDNLPIEIKQQ, from the exons ATGCACTGTTTCAGCTATAAAGGGGAAGAAAACTTGCAGAAAACATTTGCAACACATTTTTACCACACATTTTACCATGTAGAAGTGAAGGACCTTAGTCTCTCTGAGCTGAACATCGGATGTGAACATCGCTCAATGATG GTTGTGTGGATGATGTCACTGAGATTGACTCCTTCCCTTTCTCTGCTGTTTCTGCTCCTGATTTCAG cgCTCCAGCTAAAGATTATTCCTGATATAGTTTTTGAAGGAGACGAAGTGAATTTCACATGTGAAACCACCTGCAGCCTGAGCATGAACCCAAAATATTTTGTCTGGACCAATTCTTCCTATAATTATTATACATCCTCCTCAAACCTGCTCCGTCTGCCGTCAGTCAATCAGAGACATGCTGGAATTTACCGCTGTGCTGTAGAAGTACAAAATTATCTCTCCCCTCAAGTCAAACTTACTGTCAGGAAAAGATCACAATCTATGGCTGCAAATACAG AAGTTTTGTATCAAAGTCgctttttggttgtttttggaGTCGTCATCTGTGGAGTCGCAGCTCTTCTTGTTGGACTTTACTACAGAAG CAGGAGGAAGAGGCAGAAGATGTCTAGTGGTGCAGGAAGCTCCTCACAGCAACAG ATTGTTGGGGAAGACTTGTACACTACCCCGGACCCCAATTTCAGGTCCTCCAATGACATGTACAACACTCTTGGA AACATTTACTACAATATTACTGATGACACGTACACAGCTCTCGATCTTCAGACCAGGTCCCATGACGTGTATAACACACTTGCA acGGTTCACCAGAGTTTTCCTGATGACACTGATACAGCTCAAGATTCTCAGACCATCTCTCCGGATTACGACAATCTACCA ATTGAGATAAAGCAACAATGA
- the LOC113636362 gene encoding uncharacterized protein LOC113636362 isoform X2, whose protein sequence is MMVVWMMSLRLTPSLSLLFLLLISVVVAQNDRSVKYTQNSICAVRGSTVTMGCSYIYNSINSTNSTFHRAFWFANSFPYAELSTDARYGHRVQYLRDTPHDCSLRIKNVMQKDSNKYFVSFNTSAGVFPNKNGVELKVTALQLKIIPDIVFEGDEVNFTCETTCSLSMNPKYFVWTNSSYNYYTSSSNLLRLPSVNQRHAGIYRCAVEVQNYLSPQVKLTVRKRSQSMAANTEVLYQSRFLVVFGVVICGVAALLVGLYYRRRKRQKMSSGAGSSSQQQIVGEDLYTTPDPNFRSSNDMYNTLGNIYYNITDDTYTALDLQTRSHDVYNTLATVHQSFPDDTDTAQDSQTISPDYDNLPIEIKQQ, encoded by the exons ATGATG GTTGTGTGGATGATGTCACTGAGATTGACTCCTTCCCTTTCTCTGCTGTTTCTGCTCCTGATTTCAG TTGTTGTTGCTCAAAATGACAGGAGTgtgaaatacacacaaaattctATCTGTGCTGTAAGGGGATCTACAGTGACCATGGGCTGCAGTTACATATATAACTCCATTAATTCAACCAATTCCACATTTCACAGAGCTTTTTGGTTTGCTAATTCGTTTCCATATGCAGAACTGTCTACAGACGCACGATACGGACACAGGGTTCAGTATCTCAGAGACACTCCACATGACTGCAGCctcagaataaaaaatgttatgcaAAAAGACAGTAACAAATATTTTGTCAGCTTTAACACATCAGCTGGAGTGTTTCCAAATAAGAATGGGGTTGAGCTTAAGGTCACAG cgCTCCAGCTAAAGATTATTCCTGATATAGTTTTTGAAGGAGACGAAGTGAATTTCACATGTGAAACCACCTGCAGCCTGAGCATGAACCCAAAATATTTTGTCTGGACCAATTCTTCCTATAATTATTATACATCCTCCTCAAACCTGCTCCGTCTGCCGTCAGTCAATCAGAGACATGCTGGAATTTACCGCTGTGCTGTAGAAGTACAAAATTATCTCTCCCCTCAAGTCAAACTTACTGTCAGGAAAAGATCACAATCTATGGCTGCAAATACAG AAGTTTTGTATCAAAGTCgctttttggttgtttttggaGTCGTCATCTGTGGAGTCGCAGCTCTTCTTGTTGGACTTTACTACAGAAG GAGGAAGAGGCAGAAGATGTCTAGTGGTGCAGGAAGCTCCTCACAGCAACAG ATTGTTGGGGAAGACTTGTACACTACCCCGGACCCCAATTTCAGGTCCTCCAATGACATGTACAACACTCTTGGA AACATTTACTACAATATTACTGATGACACGTACACAGCTCTCGATCTTCAGACCAGGTCCCATGACGTGTATAACACACTTGCA acGGTTCACCAGAGTTTTCCTGATGACACTGATACAGCTCAAGATTCTCAGACCATCTCTCCGGATTACGACAATCTACCA ATTGAGATAAAGCAACAATGA
- the LOC113636362 gene encoding uncharacterized protein LOC113636362 isoform X1, translating to MMVVWMMSLRLTPSLSLLFLLLISVVVAQNDRSVKYTQNSICAVRGSTVTMGCSYIYNSINSTNSTFHRAFWFANSFPYAELSTDARYGHRVQYLRDTPHDCSLRIKNVMQKDSNKYFVSFNTSAGVFPNKNGVELKVTALQLKIIPDIVFEGDEVNFTCETTCSLSMNPKYFVWTNSSYNYYTSSSNLLRLPSVNQRHAGIYRCAVEVQNYLSPQVKLTVRKRSQSMAANTEVLYQSRFLVVFGVVICGVAALLVGLYYRSRRKRQKMSSGAGSSSQQQIVGEDLYTTPDPNFRSSNDMYNTLGNIYYNITDDTYTALDLQTRSHDVYNTLATVHQSFPDDTDTAQDSQTISPDYDNLPIEIKQQ from the exons ATGATG GTTGTGTGGATGATGTCACTGAGATTGACTCCTTCCCTTTCTCTGCTGTTTCTGCTCCTGATTTCAG TTGTTGTTGCTCAAAATGACAGGAGTgtgaaatacacacaaaattctATCTGTGCTGTAAGGGGATCTACAGTGACCATGGGCTGCAGTTACATATATAACTCCATTAATTCAACCAATTCCACATTTCACAGAGCTTTTTGGTTTGCTAATTCGTTTCCATATGCAGAACTGTCTACAGACGCACGATACGGACACAGGGTTCAGTATCTCAGAGACACTCCACATGACTGCAGCctcagaataaaaaatgttatgcaAAAAGACAGTAACAAATATTTTGTCAGCTTTAACACATCAGCTGGAGTGTTTCCAAATAAGAATGGGGTTGAGCTTAAGGTCACAG cgCTCCAGCTAAAGATTATTCCTGATATAGTTTTTGAAGGAGACGAAGTGAATTTCACATGTGAAACCACCTGCAGCCTGAGCATGAACCCAAAATATTTTGTCTGGACCAATTCTTCCTATAATTATTATACATCCTCCTCAAACCTGCTCCGTCTGCCGTCAGTCAATCAGAGACATGCTGGAATTTACCGCTGTGCTGTAGAAGTACAAAATTATCTCTCCCCTCAAGTCAAACTTACTGTCAGGAAAAGATCACAATCTATGGCTGCAAATACAG AAGTTTTGTATCAAAGTCgctttttggttgtttttggaGTCGTCATCTGTGGAGTCGCAGCTCTTCTTGTTGGACTTTACTACAGAAG CAGGAGGAAGAGGCAGAAGATGTCTAGTGGTGCAGGAAGCTCCTCACAGCAACAG ATTGTTGGGGAAGACTTGTACACTACCCCGGACCCCAATTTCAGGTCCTCCAATGACATGTACAACACTCTTGGA AACATTTACTACAATATTACTGATGACACGTACACAGCTCTCGATCTTCAGACCAGGTCCCATGACGTGTATAACACACTTGCA acGGTTCACCAGAGTTTTCCTGATGACACTGATACAGCTCAAGATTCTCAGACCATCTCTCCGGATTACGACAATCTACCA ATTGAGATAAAGCAACAATGA
- the LOC125139440 gene encoding B-cell receptor CD22-like isoform X3 encodes MTTDVIHGGVKLLNFYRNHVSQRHCSIRTHQSRIFFTPKSFYKNWKKEKEIKKQVASMMSLKWTPPSFLMFLLMISVAVAQQDGRVYYTQNYICAGRGSTVSMSCNLVHHSSQVVKAFWSKDFIDLSSDPKYKDRVEYIRDTEHDCSLRLRNITKEDQRIYHCTFLTSAGKQFEGTGVSLSVTELKVETFDRVIEGHAVTLSCKTTCRLTTTPTFTWYKNGEQLYTYNKLLHLQSVTQKDAGNYSCAILGHNYQSPAVTLEVQYPPKRVSVTISPSGEIVEGSSVTLTCSSDANPPVQSYTWYKVKESSPVGSGQSYSFTLTSSSSGWFYCVAQNIHGSQRAPEVGLTSSGYFMILVGVVGVVLCVVATFIAGVFCLSRRKRQNMSNHENASPPEDPYMTLDPRFISSDYANLTAARNQQ; translated from the exons ATGACGACTGACGTAATTCACGGGGGAGTAAAACTGCTGAATTTTTACAGAAACCATGTGAGTCAAAGACACTGTTCCATCAGAACACACCAGAGCCGCATCTTCTTTACTCCGAAGAGCTTTTATAAAaattggaaaaaagaaaaagaaataaaaaaa CAGGTTGCATCGATGATGTCACTTAAATGGACTCCTCCCTCTTTTCTGATGTTTCTGCTCATGATTTCAG ttGCTGTTGCCCAACAGGATGGAAGAGTGTATTACACACAGAACTATATCTGTGCTGGAAGAGGATCTACAGTGTCCATGAGCTGCAACCTTGTGCATCATTCCTCTCAAGTTGTAAAAGCTTTTTGGAGTAAAGACTTTATTGATCTGTCTTCAGACCCAAAGTACAAAGACAGAGTTGAGTATATCAGAGACACAGAACATGACTGCAGCCTCAGACTGAGGAATATTACAAAAGAGGACCAAAGGATATACCACTGCACGTTTCTAACATCGGCTGGAAAGCAGTTTGAAGGCACAGGAGTTTCGCTTTCAGTCACTG AGCTCAAAGTAGAAACTTTTGACAGGGTGATTGAGGGACATGCTGTTACTCTCTCCTGTAAAACGACCTGCAGACTCACCACCACTCCAACATTCACCTGGTACAAAAACGGAGAACAATTATACACCTACAACAAACTGCTTCATCTGCAGTCAGTTACTCAAAAGGATGCAGGGAATTACAGCTGCGCTATACTGGGACATAATTATCAATCCCCTGCTGTCACTCTTGAAGTCCAAT ATCCTCCAAAGAGAGTCTCAGTGACCATCAGTCCCTCTGGTGAGATAGTGGAGGGcagttcagtgactctgacctgcagcagtgatgctaacccaCCTGTACAGAGCTACACCTGGTATAAGGTGAAAGAAAGCTCACCTGTAGGATCTGGTCAGAGTTACAGCTTCACACTGACCTCCAGCAGCAGTGGATGGTTTTACTGTGTGGCTCAGAATATACACGGGAGTCAGAGAGCACCTGAAGTGGGTCTCACTTCAAGTG GTTACTTTATGATTTTGGTTGGAGTTGTAGGAGTCGTCCTCTGTGTGGTTGCCACTTTTATAGCTGGGGTTTTCTGCCTGAG caggaggaagaggCAGAACATGTCTAATCATGAG aACGCGAGTCCTCCTGAAGACCCGTACATGACTCTGGATCCTCGATTCATCTCTTCTGATTATGCCAACCTTACg GCTGCAAGAAATCAACAGTGA
- the LOC125139440 gene encoding B-cell receptor CD22-like isoform X5, with translation MTTDVIHGGVKLLNFYRNHVSQRHCSIRTHQSRIFFTPKSFYKNWKKEKEIKKQVASMMSLKWTPPSFLMFLLMISVAVAQQDGRVYYTQNYICAGRGSTVSMSCNLVHHSSQVVKAFWSKDFIDLSSDPKYKDRVEYIRDTEHDCSLRLRNITKEDQRIYHCTFLTSAGKQFEGTGVSLSVTELKVETFDRVIEGHAVTLSCKTTCRLTTTPTFTWYKNGEQLYTYNKLLHLQSVTQKDAGNYSCAILGHNYQSPAVTLEVQYPPKRVSVTISPSGEIVEGSSVTLTCSSDANPPVQSYTWYKVKESSPVGSGQSYSFTLTSSSSGWFYCVAQNIHGSQRAPEVGLTSSGGRGRTCLIMRTRVLLKTRT, from the exons ATGACGACTGACGTAATTCACGGGGGAGTAAAACTGCTGAATTTTTACAGAAACCATGTGAGTCAAAGACACTGTTCCATCAGAACACACCAGAGCCGCATCTTCTTTACTCCGAAGAGCTTTTATAAAaattggaaaaaagaaaaagaaataaaaaaa CAGGTTGCATCGATGATGTCACTTAAATGGACTCCTCCCTCTTTTCTGATGTTTCTGCTCATGATTTCAG ttGCTGTTGCCCAACAGGATGGAAGAGTGTATTACACACAGAACTATATCTGTGCTGGAAGAGGATCTACAGTGTCCATGAGCTGCAACCTTGTGCATCATTCCTCTCAAGTTGTAAAAGCTTTTTGGAGTAAAGACTTTATTGATCTGTCTTCAGACCCAAAGTACAAAGACAGAGTTGAGTATATCAGAGACACAGAACATGACTGCAGCCTCAGACTGAGGAATATTACAAAAGAGGACCAAAGGATATACCACTGCACGTTTCTAACATCGGCTGGAAAGCAGTTTGAAGGCACAGGAGTTTCGCTTTCAGTCACTG AGCTCAAAGTAGAAACTTTTGACAGGGTGATTGAGGGACATGCTGTTACTCTCTCCTGTAAAACGACCTGCAGACTCACCACCACTCCAACATTCACCTGGTACAAAAACGGAGAACAATTATACACCTACAACAAACTGCTTCATCTGCAGTCAGTTACTCAAAAGGATGCAGGGAATTACAGCTGCGCTATACTGGGACATAATTATCAATCCCCTGCTGTCACTCTTGAAGTCCAAT ATCCTCCAAAGAGAGTCTCAGTGACCATCAGTCCCTCTGGTGAGATAGTGGAGGGcagttcagtgactctgacctgcagcagtgatgctaacccaCCTGTACAGAGCTACACCTGGTATAAGGTGAAAGAAAGCTCACCTGTAGGATCTGGTCAGAGTTACAGCTTCACACTGACCTCCAGCAGCAGTGGATGGTTTTACTGTGTGGCTCAGAATATACACGGGAGTCAGAGAGCACCTGAAGTGGGTCTCACTTCAAGTG gaggaagaggCAGAACATGTCTAATCATGAG aACGCGAGTCCTCCTGAAGACCCGTACATGA
- the LOC125139440 gene encoding B-cell receptor CD22-like isoform X4: MTTDVIHGGVKLLNFYRNHVSQRHCSIRTHQSRIFFTPKSFYKNWKKEKEIKKQVASMMSLKWTPPSFLMFLLMISVAVAQQDGRVYYTQNYICAGRGSTVSMSCNLVHHSSQVVKAFWSKDFIDLSSDPKYKDRVEYIRDTEHDCSLRLRNITKEDQRIYHCTFLTSAGKQFEGTGVSLSVTELKVETFDRVIEGHAVTLSCKTTCRLTTTPTFTWYKNGEQLYTYNKLLHLQSVTQKDAGNYSCAILGHNYQSPAVTLEVQYPPKRVSVTISPSGEIVEGSSVTLTCSSDANPPVQSYTWYKVKESSPVGSGQSYSFTLTSSSSGWFYCVAQNIHGSQRAPEVGLTSSGYFMILVGVVGVVLCVVATFIAGVFCLRRKRQNMSNHENASPPEDPYMTLDPRFISSDYANLTAARNQQ, from the exons ATGACGACTGACGTAATTCACGGGGGAGTAAAACTGCTGAATTTTTACAGAAACCATGTGAGTCAAAGACACTGTTCCATCAGAACACACCAGAGCCGCATCTTCTTTACTCCGAAGAGCTTTTATAAAaattggaaaaaagaaaaagaaataaaaaaa CAGGTTGCATCGATGATGTCACTTAAATGGACTCCTCCCTCTTTTCTGATGTTTCTGCTCATGATTTCAG ttGCTGTTGCCCAACAGGATGGAAGAGTGTATTACACACAGAACTATATCTGTGCTGGAAGAGGATCTACAGTGTCCATGAGCTGCAACCTTGTGCATCATTCCTCTCAAGTTGTAAAAGCTTTTTGGAGTAAAGACTTTATTGATCTGTCTTCAGACCCAAAGTACAAAGACAGAGTTGAGTATATCAGAGACACAGAACATGACTGCAGCCTCAGACTGAGGAATATTACAAAAGAGGACCAAAGGATATACCACTGCACGTTTCTAACATCGGCTGGAAAGCAGTTTGAAGGCACAGGAGTTTCGCTTTCAGTCACTG AGCTCAAAGTAGAAACTTTTGACAGGGTGATTGAGGGACATGCTGTTACTCTCTCCTGTAAAACGACCTGCAGACTCACCACCACTCCAACATTCACCTGGTACAAAAACGGAGAACAATTATACACCTACAACAAACTGCTTCATCTGCAGTCAGTTACTCAAAAGGATGCAGGGAATTACAGCTGCGCTATACTGGGACATAATTATCAATCCCCTGCTGTCACTCTTGAAGTCCAAT ATCCTCCAAAGAGAGTCTCAGTGACCATCAGTCCCTCTGGTGAGATAGTGGAGGGcagttcagtgactctgacctgcagcagtgatgctaacccaCCTGTACAGAGCTACACCTGGTATAAGGTGAAAGAAAGCTCACCTGTAGGATCTGGTCAGAGTTACAGCTTCACACTGACCTCCAGCAGCAGTGGATGGTTTTACTGTGTGGCTCAGAATATACACGGGAGTCAGAGAGCACCTGAAGTGGGTCTCACTTCAAGTG GTTACTTTATGATTTTGGTTGGAGTTGTAGGAGTCGTCCTCTGTGTGGTTGCCACTTTTATAGCTGGGGTTTTCTGCCTGAG gaggaagaggCAGAACATGTCTAATCATGAG aACGCGAGTCCTCCTGAAGACCCGTACATGACTCTGGATCCTCGATTCATCTCTTCTGATTATGCCAACCTTACg GCTGCAAGAAATCAACAGTGA
- the LOC125139440 gene encoding B-cell receptor CD22-like isoform X1, with the protein MTTDVIHGGVKLLNFYRNHVSQRHCSIRTHQSRIFFTPKSFYKNWKKEKEIKKQVASMMSLKWTPPSFLMFLLMISVAVAQQDGRVYYTQNYICAGRGSTVSMSCNLVHHSSQVVKAFWSKDFIDLSSDPKYKDRVEYIRDTEHDCSLRLRNITKEDQRIYHCTFLTSAGKQFEGTGVSLSVTELKVETFDRVIEGHAVTLSCKTTCRLTTTPTFTWYKNGEQLYTYNKLLHLQSVTQKDAGNYSCAILGHNYQSPAVTLEVQYPPKRVSVTISPSGEIVEGSSVTLTCSSDANPPVQSYTWYKVKESSPVGSGQSYSFTLTSSSSGWFYCVAQNIHGSQRAPEVGLTSSGLSSGYFMILVGVVGVVLCVVATFIAGVFCLSRRKRQNMSNHENASPPEDPYMTLDPRFISSDYANLTAARNQQ; encoded by the exons ATGACGACTGACGTAATTCACGGGGGAGTAAAACTGCTGAATTTTTACAGAAACCATGTGAGTCAAAGACACTGTTCCATCAGAACACACCAGAGCCGCATCTTCTTTACTCCGAAGAGCTTTTATAAAaattggaaaaaagaaaaagaaataaaaaaa CAGGTTGCATCGATGATGTCACTTAAATGGACTCCTCCCTCTTTTCTGATGTTTCTGCTCATGATTTCAG ttGCTGTTGCCCAACAGGATGGAAGAGTGTATTACACACAGAACTATATCTGTGCTGGAAGAGGATCTACAGTGTCCATGAGCTGCAACCTTGTGCATCATTCCTCTCAAGTTGTAAAAGCTTTTTGGAGTAAAGACTTTATTGATCTGTCTTCAGACCCAAAGTACAAAGACAGAGTTGAGTATATCAGAGACACAGAACATGACTGCAGCCTCAGACTGAGGAATATTACAAAAGAGGACCAAAGGATATACCACTGCACGTTTCTAACATCGGCTGGAAAGCAGTTTGAAGGCACAGGAGTTTCGCTTTCAGTCACTG AGCTCAAAGTAGAAACTTTTGACAGGGTGATTGAGGGACATGCTGTTACTCTCTCCTGTAAAACGACCTGCAGACTCACCACCACTCCAACATTCACCTGGTACAAAAACGGAGAACAATTATACACCTACAACAAACTGCTTCATCTGCAGTCAGTTACTCAAAAGGATGCAGGGAATTACAGCTGCGCTATACTGGGACATAATTATCAATCCCCTGCTGTCACTCTTGAAGTCCAAT ATCCTCCAAAGAGAGTCTCAGTGACCATCAGTCCCTCTGGTGAGATAGTGGAGGGcagttcagtgactctgacctgcagcagtgatgctaacccaCCTGTACAGAGCTACACCTGGTATAAGGTGAAAGAAAGCTCACCTGTAGGATCTGGTCAGAGTTACAGCTTCACACTGACCTCCAGCAGCAGTGGATGGTTTTACTGTGTGGCTCAGAATATACACGGGAGTCAGAGAGCACCTGAAGTGGGTCTCACTTCAAGTG gcCTGTCTTCAGGTTACTTTATGATTTTGGTTGGAGTTGTAGGAGTCGTCCTCTGTGTGGTTGCCACTTTTATAGCTGGGGTTTTCTGCCTGAG caggaggaagaggCAGAACATGTCTAATCATGAG aACGCGAGTCCTCCTGAAGACCCGTACATGACTCTGGATCCTCGATTCATCTCTTCTGATTATGCCAACCTTACg GCTGCAAGAAATCAACAGTGA
- the LOC125139440 gene encoding B-cell receptor CD22-like isoform X2, giving the protein MTTDVIHGGVKLLNFYRNHVSQRHCSIRTHQSRIFFTPKSFYKNWKKEKEIKKQVASMMSLKWTPPSFLMFLLMISVAVAQQDGRVYYTQNYICAGRGSTVSMSCNLVHHSSQVVKAFWSKDFIDLSSDPKYKDRVEYIRDTEHDCSLRLRNITKEDQRIYHCTFLTSAGKQFEGTGVSLSVTELKVETFDRVIEGHAVTLSCKTTCRLTTTPTFTWYKNGEQLYTYNKLLHLQSVTQKDAGNYSCAILGHNYQSPAVTLEVQYPPKRVSVTISPSGEIVEGSSVTLTCSSDANPPVQSYTWYKVKESSPVGSGQSYSFTLTSSSSGWFYCVAQNIHGSQRAPEVGLTSSGLSSGYFMILVGVVGVVLCVVATFIAGVFCLRRKRQNMSNHENASPPEDPYMTLDPRFISSDYANLTAARNQQ; this is encoded by the exons ATGACGACTGACGTAATTCACGGGGGAGTAAAACTGCTGAATTTTTACAGAAACCATGTGAGTCAAAGACACTGTTCCATCAGAACACACCAGAGCCGCATCTTCTTTACTCCGAAGAGCTTTTATAAAaattggaaaaaagaaaaagaaataaaaaaa CAGGTTGCATCGATGATGTCACTTAAATGGACTCCTCCCTCTTTTCTGATGTTTCTGCTCATGATTTCAG ttGCTGTTGCCCAACAGGATGGAAGAGTGTATTACACACAGAACTATATCTGTGCTGGAAGAGGATCTACAGTGTCCATGAGCTGCAACCTTGTGCATCATTCCTCTCAAGTTGTAAAAGCTTTTTGGAGTAAAGACTTTATTGATCTGTCTTCAGACCCAAAGTACAAAGACAGAGTTGAGTATATCAGAGACACAGAACATGACTGCAGCCTCAGACTGAGGAATATTACAAAAGAGGACCAAAGGATATACCACTGCACGTTTCTAACATCGGCTGGAAAGCAGTTTGAAGGCACAGGAGTTTCGCTTTCAGTCACTG AGCTCAAAGTAGAAACTTTTGACAGGGTGATTGAGGGACATGCTGTTACTCTCTCCTGTAAAACGACCTGCAGACTCACCACCACTCCAACATTCACCTGGTACAAAAACGGAGAACAATTATACACCTACAACAAACTGCTTCATCTGCAGTCAGTTACTCAAAAGGATGCAGGGAATTACAGCTGCGCTATACTGGGACATAATTATCAATCCCCTGCTGTCACTCTTGAAGTCCAAT ATCCTCCAAAGAGAGTCTCAGTGACCATCAGTCCCTCTGGTGAGATAGTGGAGGGcagttcagtgactctgacctgcagcagtgatgctaacccaCCTGTACAGAGCTACACCTGGTATAAGGTGAAAGAAAGCTCACCTGTAGGATCTGGTCAGAGTTACAGCTTCACACTGACCTCCAGCAGCAGTGGATGGTTTTACTGTGTGGCTCAGAATATACACGGGAGTCAGAGAGCACCTGAAGTGGGTCTCACTTCAAGTG gcCTGTCTTCAGGTTACTTTATGATTTTGGTTGGAGTTGTAGGAGTCGTCCTCTGTGTGGTTGCCACTTTTATAGCTGGGGTTTTCTGCCTGAG gaggaagaggCAGAACATGTCTAATCATGAG aACGCGAGTCCTCCTGAAGACCCGTACATGACTCTGGATCCTCGATTCATCTCTTCTGATTATGCCAACCTTACg GCTGCAAGAAATCAACAGTGA
- the LOC125139440 gene encoding B-cell receptor CD22-like isoform X6, producing the protein MMSLKWTPPSFLMFLLMISVAVAQQDGRVYYTQNYICAGRGSTVSMSCNLVHHSSQVVKAFWSKDFIDLSSDPKYKDRVEYIRDTEHDCSLRLRNITKEDQRIYHCTFLTSAGKQFEGTGVSLSVTELKVETFDRVIEGHAVTLSCKTTCRLTTTPTFTWYKNGEQLYTYNKLLHLQSVTQKDAGNYSCAILGHNYQSPAVTLEVQYPPKRVSVTISPSGEIVEGSSVTLTCSSDANPPVQSYTWYKVKESSPVGSGQSYSFTLTSSSSGWFYCVAQNIHGSQRAPEVGLTSSGLSSGYFMILVGVVGVVLCVVATFIAGVFCLSRRKRQNMSNHENASPPEDPYMTLDPRFISSDYANLTAARNQQ; encoded by the exons ATGATGTCACTTAAATGGACTCCTCCCTCTTTTCTGATGTTTCTGCTCATGATTTCAG ttGCTGTTGCCCAACAGGATGGAAGAGTGTATTACACACAGAACTATATCTGTGCTGGAAGAGGATCTACAGTGTCCATGAGCTGCAACCTTGTGCATCATTCCTCTCAAGTTGTAAAAGCTTTTTGGAGTAAAGACTTTATTGATCTGTCTTCAGACCCAAAGTACAAAGACAGAGTTGAGTATATCAGAGACACAGAACATGACTGCAGCCTCAGACTGAGGAATATTACAAAAGAGGACCAAAGGATATACCACTGCACGTTTCTAACATCGGCTGGAAAGCAGTTTGAAGGCACAGGAGTTTCGCTTTCAGTCACTG AGCTCAAAGTAGAAACTTTTGACAGGGTGATTGAGGGACATGCTGTTACTCTCTCCTGTAAAACGACCTGCAGACTCACCACCACTCCAACATTCACCTGGTACAAAAACGGAGAACAATTATACACCTACAACAAACTGCTTCATCTGCAGTCAGTTACTCAAAAGGATGCAGGGAATTACAGCTGCGCTATACTGGGACATAATTATCAATCCCCTGCTGTCACTCTTGAAGTCCAAT ATCCTCCAAAGAGAGTCTCAGTGACCATCAGTCCCTCTGGTGAGATAGTGGAGGGcagttcagtgactctgacctgcagcagtgatgctaacccaCCTGTACAGAGCTACACCTGGTATAAGGTGAAAGAAAGCTCACCTGTAGGATCTGGTCAGAGTTACAGCTTCACACTGACCTCCAGCAGCAGTGGATGGTTTTACTGTGTGGCTCAGAATATACACGGGAGTCAGAGAGCACCTGAAGTGGGTCTCACTTCAAGTG gcCTGTCTTCAGGTTACTTTATGATTTTGGTTGGAGTTGTAGGAGTCGTCCTCTGTGTGGTTGCCACTTTTATAGCTGGGGTTTTCTGCCTGAG caggaggaagaggCAGAACATGTCTAATCATGAG aACGCGAGTCCTCCTGAAGACCCGTACATGACTCTGGATCCTCGATTCATCTCTTCTGATTATGCCAACCTTACg GCTGCAAGAAATCAACAGTGA